One Caulobacter segnis genomic window carries:
- a CDS encoding ABC transporter substrate-binding protein gives MNRREVIAGALAMTAGATPAPRRIVSLNSCLDAMLVHLADRNQIAALSHYAREAHGSTVAAQARTLPFTWESAEEVIALRPDLVLASQHSALATRNALKRLDVPVQRFKVPKSVDESLAQVRRMARLIGHADRGEALVARIQAAIAAATPAPDVRRLSALIYQPNGFAAGPGTLVDEVMEHAGFDNVARRFGLRTWGNVPLERLLADPPQVLLVGEPAPGARSWADRIMTHPALKAVAGQMRQVRMPEKLLYCGGPVLIDTAAAMARARAQALKEGA, from the coding sequence ATGAACCGGCGCGAGGTCATTGCTGGCGCCCTGGCGATGACGGCGGGCGCGACACCGGCCCCGCGCCGGATCGTCTCGCTGAACAGCTGCCTGGACGCAATGCTGGTCCACCTGGCCGATCGAAACCAGATCGCCGCCCTCAGCCACTACGCCCGAGAGGCGCACGGCTCGACCGTGGCGGCCCAGGCCAGGACCCTGCCGTTCACCTGGGAGAGCGCCGAGGAGGTCATCGCCCTGCGCCCCGACCTCGTCCTGGCAAGCCAGCACTCGGCCCTGGCCACCCGCAACGCCCTCAAGCGGCTGGACGTGCCGGTGCAGCGCTTCAAGGTGCCCAAGTCGGTCGACGAGAGCCTGGCCCAGGTGCGCAGGATGGCCAGACTGATAGGCCATGCCGACCGGGGCGAGGCCCTGGTCGCGCGGATCCAGGCGGCGATCGCGGCGGCCACGCCCGCGCCGGACGTGCGGCGGCTGAGCGCTCTGATCTACCAGCCGAACGGCTTCGCGGCCGGTCCGGGCACCCTGGTCGACGAGGTGATGGAGCACGCCGGCTTTGACAACGTCGCCCGGCGTTTCGGCCTCAGGACCTGGGGCAATGTTCCGCTGGAGCGGCTGCTGGCCGATCCGCCGCAAGTTCTGCTGGTCGGCGAGCCCGCGCCCGGCGCCCGTAGCTGGGCCGACCGGATCATGACCCATCCGGCCCTGAAGGCCGTCGCCGGCCAGATGCGCCAGGTCCGCATGCCCGAGAAGCTGCTCTATTGCGGCGGCCCGGTCCTGATCGACACCGCCGCCGCCATGGCCAGAGCCCGCGCCCAGGCGCTGAAGGAGGGCGCATGA
- a CDS encoding cobyric acid synthase yields MAALMIQGCGSDVGKSVLVAGLCRLFANRGLTVRPFKPQNMSNNAAVTADGGEIGRAQALQAVACRTPPTVDMNPVLLKPQSDVGAQLVVRGKMAGTWKARGYQERKAALLDTVVESFRRLEAECDLVIVEGAGSPAEINLRAGDIANMGFARAVDVPVVLVGDIDRGHVIAALVGAHAVLDDGDRAMVRGFLINKFRGDPALFQDGRAEIVRRTGWPDLGMAPWLAAARRLPAEDAVVLDQAASADRRKVRIVVPMLSRIANFDEFDALRAEPEVAFTFVPPGTPLPGDADLVILPGTKATLADLAFLRAQGWDIDLAAHVRRGGRVLGVCGGYQMLGRRLSDPDGVEGAPDSIEGLGLLDVETVMTGDKTLRPVTGRLPDGARFEGYEMHVGRTAGAVAPMLTFDDGATDGARSADGRVKGCYVHGLFDSGEARAELLAELGATAEGQDQTVRVDQALDEIAAVLERSFDIPALMRLAGLESSR; encoded by the coding sequence ATGGCCGCGCTGATGATCCAGGGATGCGGTTCCGACGTCGGCAAGTCGGTGCTGGTGGCCGGGCTCTGCCGGCTGTTCGCCAATCGCGGCCTGACGGTCCGGCCGTTCAAGCCGCAGAACATGTCCAACAACGCCGCCGTCACCGCCGATGGCGGCGAGATCGGCCGCGCCCAGGCGTTGCAAGCCGTCGCCTGCCGTACGCCGCCGACGGTCGACATGAACCCGGTGCTGCTGAAGCCTCAGAGCGACGTCGGCGCCCAGCTGGTGGTGCGCGGCAAGATGGCCGGAACCTGGAAGGCGCGCGGCTATCAGGAGCGCAAGGCGGCGCTGCTGGACACCGTCGTCGAGAGCTTCCGTCGACTGGAAGCCGAATGTGACCTCGTCATCGTCGAGGGCGCCGGCAGCCCGGCCGAGATCAACCTGCGCGCCGGCGACATCGCCAACATGGGCTTCGCCCGCGCCGTCGACGTCCCGGTGGTGCTGGTCGGCGACATCGATCGGGGCCACGTGATCGCCGCCCTGGTCGGGGCGCACGCCGTGCTCGACGACGGGGATCGCGCCATGGTGCGGGGCTTCCTGATCAACAAGTTCCGGGGCGATCCCGCCCTGTTCCAGGACGGCCGCGCCGAGATCGTCCGGCGCACCGGCTGGCCAGACCTGGGCATGGCGCCCTGGCTAGCGGCAGCGCGACGGTTGCCGGCCGAGGACGCCGTGGTGCTGGACCAGGCCGCCAGCGCCGATCGCCGCAAGGTGCGGATCGTCGTGCCGATGTTGTCGCGGATCGCCAATTTCGACGAGTTCGACGCCCTGCGCGCCGAGCCGGAGGTCGCGTTCACCTTCGTCCCGCCCGGAACGCCGCTGCCCGGCGACGCCGACCTCGTCATCCTGCCCGGCACCAAGGCGACCCTGGCCGACCTGGCCTTCCTGCGCGCCCAGGGCTGGGACATCGACCTCGCGGCCCACGTCCGGCGCGGCGGGCGGGTGCTGGGCGTCTGCGGCGGCTATCAGATGCTGGGCCGACGACTGTCGGATCCCGACGGCGTCGAGGGCGCGCCGGACTCGATCGAGGGGCTGGGCCTGCTGGACGTCGAGACGGTGATGACCGGCGACAAGACCCTGCGTCCCGTTACGGGGCGACTGCCGGACGGCGCGCGGTTCGAGGGCTACGAGATGCACGTCGGCCGCACCGCCGGCGCGGTCGCCCCGATGCTGACCTTCGACGACGGCGCGACGGACGGCGCCCGGTCGGCCGATGGCCGGGTCAAGGGCTGCTACGTCCACGGCCTGTTCGATAGCGGCGAGGCGCGGGCCGAGCTGCTGGCCGAACTCGGCGCGACGGCCGAGGGCCAGGACCAGACGGTCCGCGTCGACCAGGCGCTGGACGAGATCGCCGCCGTGCTCGAACGATCCTTCGACATTCCCGCCCTCATGCGCCTGGCGGGCCTGGAGTCCTCCCGATGA
- the cbiB gene encoding adenosylcobinamide-phosphate synthase CbiB, with translation MSASPWIVLAAAALEAAIGYPEALHRRVPHPVAWIGALISRLEQMLNQAVFGEALRRVFGVMTLLTIIAVSGGAGWLITRFGGAWAVVAVGWLGLAQRSLWDHVRAVAKPLSAGDLGAARFAVGKIVGRDAQRLDEAGVAAAAIESLAESFNDGVVAPLFWFVVGGLPGLFVYKAVNTADSLIGHREPRWRAFGWASARADDVLNWIPARLAGGLVALAGKGGAVIMLRDARKHASPNAGWPEAAMAGALGVRLGGAAWYDGVRSERPVLGEGGAPVAEDLDRALKVYLLACGILWLMLLLGGFAWPR, from the coding sequence GTGTCAGCTAGTCCCTGGATCGTGCTGGCCGCCGCCGCCCTGGAGGCCGCCATCGGCTATCCGGAGGCGCTGCATCGGCGCGTCCCCCATCCCGTGGCCTGGATCGGCGCTCTGATCTCGCGTCTCGAGCAGATGCTGAACCAGGCCGTGTTCGGCGAGGCGCTGCGGCGCGTGTTCGGCGTCATGACCCTGCTGACGATCATCGCGGTCAGCGGCGGCGCGGGGTGGCTGATCACGCGGTTCGGCGGCGCGTGGGCCGTCGTGGCCGTCGGCTGGCTGGGCCTGGCGCAGCGCAGCCTGTGGGACCATGTCCGCGCGGTCGCCAAGCCGTTGAGCGCCGGCGACCTGGGCGCGGCCCGGTTCGCCGTCGGCAAGATCGTCGGCCGCGATGCGCAGCGGCTCGATGAGGCCGGCGTCGCCGCCGCCGCGATCGAGAGCCTGGCCGAAAGCTTCAACGACGGCGTGGTCGCGCCGCTGTTCTGGTTCGTGGTCGGCGGCCTGCCGGGCCTGTTCGTCTACAAGGCGGTCAACACCGCCGACAGCCTGATCGGCCATCGCGAGCCCCGCTGGCGGGCGTTCGGCTGGGCCTCGGCAAGGGCCGACGACGTGCTGAACTGGATTCCGGCCCGCTTGGCCGGCGGCCTGGTGGCGCTGGCGGGGAAGGGCGGGGCGGTGATCATGCTGCGCGACGCCCGCAAACACGCCTCGCCCAACGCCGGCTGGCCCGAGGCGGCGATGGCCGGCGCGCTGGGCGTCAGGCTGGGCGGCGCGGCCTGGTACGATGGCGTTCGCTCGGAACGGCCGGTGCTGGGCGAGGGCGGGGCGCCCGTGGCGGAGGACCTCGACCGCGCCCTGAAGGTCTATCTGCTTGCCTGCGGGATCCTGTGGCTGATGCTCCTGCTGGGAGGATTCGCATGGCCGCGCTGA
- the cobT gene encoding nicotinate-nucleotide--dimethylbenzimidazole phosphoribosyltransferase — protein sequence MNLPPVIPVDTAGAATWRALLDGKAKPPGALGRVEDLAVQLGLIAGGSPPAFDKALLLVFAGDHGLTAEGVSAYPSSVTQAMVATFLAGKASANAFANAVGAELRQVDAGVDADLPPHRALLDRKVRRGTRNAAVEPALTPDEVAQALERGAQVAREAIAEGFEVLALGEMGIGNTASAALVMHRLAPAPLADCVGRGTGHDDAGLARKLATLERAAARADATAPEAVLAEFGGLEIAMMAGAVLGAAAARVPVLIDGFIVSAAALAAIRLSPAAKDYCVFCHQSAERGHQGMLRALDASPLLHLDLRLGEGTGALLALPIVRAASRLLSDVASLDDVLSGRL from the coding sequence ATGAACCTACCTCCTGTGATCCCGGTCGACACGGCCGGCGCGGCGACCTGGCGCGCTCTGCTCGACGGCAAGGCCAAGCCGCCGGGCGCGCTGGGACGGGTGGAAGACCTCGCGGTCCAACTGGGCCTGATCGCCGGGGGATCGCCGCCGGCCTTCGACAAGGCGCTGCTGCTGGTCTTCGCCGGTGATCACGGCCTGACCGCCGAGGGCGTGTCGGCCTATCCGTCCAGCGTGACCCAGGCCATGGTCGCGACCTTCCTGGCGGGCAAGGCCAGCGCCAACGCCTTCGCCAACGCGGTCGGCGCCGAGCTGCGGCAGGTCGACGCCGGGGTCGACGCCGACCTGCCGCCACATCGCGCCCTGCTGGACCGGAAGGTCCGGCGCGGAACCCGCAACGCCGCCGTCGAGCCGGCCCTGACGCCCGACGAGGTCGCCCAGGCGCTGGAACGCGGCGCGCAGGTCGCGCGGGAGGCGATCGCCGAGGGCTTCGAGGTCCTGGCGCTGGGCGAGATGGGCATCGGCAACACCGCCTCGGCGGCCCTGGTCATGCACCGGCTGGCGCCGGCGCCGCTGGCGGACTGCGTCGGGCGCGGGACGGGTCATGACGACGCGGGCCTGGCGCGAAAGCTGGCGACGCTGGAACGGGCGGCCGCCCGCGCCGACGCCACGGCGCCCGAGGCCGTGCTGGCTGAGTTCGGCGGCCTGGAGATCGCGATGATGGCCGGGGCTGTGCTGGGCGCGGCGGCCGCGCGGGTTCCGGTGCTGATCGACGGCTTCATCGTCTCGGCCGCGGCCCTGGCGGCCATCCGGTTGAGCCCGGCGGCCAAGGACTACTGCGTGTTCTGCCACCAGTCCGCCGAGCGCGGACATCAGGGGATGTTGCGGGCGCTCGACGCCTCGCCGCTGCTGCATCTGGACCTGCGCCTGGGCGAAGGCACCGGCGCGCTGCTGGCCCTGCCGATCGTCCGCGCCGCCTCGCGGCTGCTAAGCGACGTCGCCAGCCTGGACGACGTCCTGAGCGGCCGCCTCTGA
- a CDS encoding TonB-dependent receptor plug domain-containing protein — protein sequence MIRAFLSSTALATVLVSGAAMADDQKAPEADVAGAAGANGVAELVVTATRTAQPIEKVGASVTVLTQGAIEASQSVSVVELLAQAPGVSYTRNGGPGTSTSLNIRGAETQHTVVLIDGVKLNDPSSTQGGFNSGNLLVGDISRIEILRGAQSTLWGSQAIGGVVNIVTADPTVPFTTSVDVEGGARQTGYLRAGLGGAGDRITWRVAGGFYSTDGFSAYKAGTETDGYHNTGLSGRVRFKLSDAVSAEVRSVWSKGKNDFDGFAGDSSEYGRTEELVVYSGLNFALLDGRWNNRLGYAYTDTDRENVNPLRPAAPLTFDAAGKNKRWEYQGVFAFTDTFSATFGAESENARMRTRSPSTFDPNPAFKTGKVGVDSVYGQLQAEPIKGLTLTAGVRYEDHDTYGSHTLGQASAAWALNEGNTVLRASFGQGFRAPGLYELYSEYGNLDLSPEKFDSWDAGVEQRFFGGKARASATWFQREADNEIRYNSCSSGSTDPLCTPGGVFRYGYYRNVQKTKTQGVELIGEVKPVAALTITGNYTYTDAQSESGASKGKQLTRRPKNMGNLSVAYRWPVGLTTTVAARYVGKTYNNDTNTQVVKDYTLVDLRAAYTINETYEVFGRVENAFDKDYQTILNYGTPGRGAFVGLRARF from the coding sequence ATGATCCGAGCGTTTCTAAGCTCCACCGCTCTCGCCACCGTCCTTGTCTCCGGCGCGGCCATGGCCGACGACCAGAAGGCCCCCGAGGCCGACGTCGCGGGCGCCGCCGGCGCCAACGGCGTCGCCGAACTGGTGGTCACCGCCACCCGCACCGCCCAGCCGATCGAGAAAGTCGGGGCCTCGGTCACCGTCCTGACGCAAGGCGCCATCGAGGCCAGCCAATCCGTCTCCGTGGTCGAACTCCTGGCCCAGGCGCCGGGCGTCAGCTACACCCGCAACGGCGGGCCGGGCACCTCGACCAGCCTCAACATCCGCGGCGCCGAGACCCAGCACACCGTGGTGCTGATCGACGGCGTCAAGCTGAACGACCCGTCCTCGACCCAGGGCGGCTTCAACAGCGGCAATCTGCTGGTCGGCGACATCTCGCGCATCGAGATCCTGCGCGGCGCCCAGTCGACCCTGTGGGGCAGCCAGGCCATCGGCGGCGTGGTCAACATCGTCACCGCCGATCCGACGGTTCCGTTCACCACCTCGGTCGACGTCGAGGGCGGCGCGCGCCAGACGGGCTACCTGCGGGCCGGCTTGGGCGGCGCCGGCGACAGGATCACGTGGCGCGTGGCCGGCGGCTTCTACTCGACCGACGGCTTCTCGGCCTACAAGGCCGGCACGGAGACCGACGGCTATCACAACACCGGCCTGTCGGGCCGCGTCCGCTTCAAGCTCAGCGACGCGGTCTCGGCCGAGGTCCGCTCGGTCTGGTCGAAGGGCAAGAACGATTTCGACGGCTTCGCCGGCGACAGCTCGGAGTACGGCCGCACCGAGGAACTGGTCGTCTATTCGGGCCTGAACTTCGCCCTGCTGGACGGCCGCTGGAACAACCGCCTCGGCTACGCCTACACCGACACCGACCGCGAGAACGTCAATCCGCTTCGCCCGGCCGCGCCGCTGACCTTCGACGCCGCCGGCAAGAACAAGCGCTGGGAATATCAGGGCGTGTTCGCGTTCACCGACACGTTCAGCGCTACGTTCGGGGCCGAGAGCGAGAACGCCCGCATGCGCACGCGCTCGCCATCGACCTTCGACCCGAACCCCGCGTTCAAGACTGGCAAGGTCGGTGTCGACAGCGTCTATGGCCAGCTGCAGGCCGAGCCGATCAAGGGCCTGACCCTGACCGCCGGCGTCCGCTACGAGGACCACGACACTTACGGTTCGCACACCCTGGGCCAGGCCTCGGCCGCCTGGGCGCTGAACGAGGGGAACACGGTCCTGCGCGCCAGCTTCGGCCAGGGCTTCCGCGCCCCGGGCCTCTACGAGCTCTACAGCGAGTACGGCAACCTGGACCTGTCGCCCGAGAAGTTCGACAGCTGGGACGCCGGCGTCGAGCAGCGCTTCTTCGGCGGCAAGGCCCGCGCCTCGGCCACCTGGTTCCAGCGCGAGGCCGACAACGAGATCCGCTACAACAGCTGCTCGTCGGGCTCGACCGACCCGCTGTGCACGCCCGGCGGCGTCTTCCGGTACGGCTACTATCGCAATGTCCAGAAGACCAAGACCCAAGGCGTCGAGCTGATCGGCGAGGTCAAGCCGGTCGCGGCTCTGACCATCACCGGCAACTACACCTACACCGACGCCCAGTCGGAATCGGGCGCCAGCAAGGGCAAGCAGCTGACCCGTCGCCCCAAGAACATGGGCAACCTGTCGGTCGCCTATCGCTGGCCGGTGGGCCTGACCACCACCGTGGCGGCGCGTTACGTGGGCAAGACCTACAACAACGACACCAACACCCAGGTGGTGAAGGACTACACCCTGGTCGACCTGCGCGCCGCGTACACGATCAACGAGACTTACGAGGTCTTCGGTCGTGTCGAGAACGCGTTCGACAAGGACTACCAGACCATCCTGAACTACGGGACGCCCGGACGCGGGGCCTTCGTGGGCCTGCGCGCGCGGTTCTAA
- a CDS encoding threonine-phosphate decarboxylase → MASVPTIGAFRHGGRLREAMAAHPDAPRPWLDLSTGINPEPWSGPRAPAHALTRLPDPQALNDLEALAARAFGVADPGRVVAVSGAEAALRLLPGLIDNGSVALLAPIYGGHLEAWGPASPSLVATLDDPRIARADVLIVVNPNNPDGRRIEREVLAELAVERSDRGLWTVVDESFVEVAPELSVADLEIDRLVTLRSFGKFYGLPGARLGFTIGNKMFGRNIRALIGDWPVGADALALGLGAYADEAWRASTRATLAARAREVDAVLADVGLQTVGGCDLFRLVEVADAHDLFTRLCGLGVLTRPFADRPDRLRFGLPSRNDFRRFEEVLQAVRS, encoded by the coding sequence ATGGCGTCGGTTCCCACCATCGGCGCCTTCCGGCACGGCGGCCGTCTCCGCGAGGCGATGGCCGCTCATCCGGACGCGCCGCGCCCTTGGCTCGACCTCTCGACCGGGATCAATCCCGAGCCGTGGTCCGGGCCGAGGGCGCCGGCGCACGCCCTGACGCGGCTGCCCGATCCCCAGGCGCTGAACGATCTGGAGGCCTTGGCGGCTCGCGCGTTCGGCGTCGCCGATCCCGGCCGGGTAGTCGCGGTCTCCGGCGCGGAGGCGGCGCTGCGGTTGCTGCCGGGCCTGATCGACAACGGTAGCGTCGCGCTGCTGGCGCCGATCTATGGCGGCCATCTCGAGGCCTGGGGCCCGGCGTCGCCCAGCCTGGTCGCCACGCTGGACGATCCGAGGATCGCGCGCGCCGACGTGCTGATCGTGGTCAATCCCAACAATCCCGATGGTCGCCGGATCGAACGCGAGGTCCTAGCGGAGCTGGCGGTCGAGCGGTCGGATCGCGGGCTCTGGACGGTCGTCGACGAGTCCTTCGTCGAGGTTGCGCCCGAGCTTAGCGTGGCGGATCTCGAGATCGACCGGTTGGTGACGCTGCGGTCGTTCGGCAAGTTCTACGGCCTGCCTGGAGCGAGACTGGGTTTCACCATTGGAAACAAGATGTTCGGGCGGAATATTCGCGCGCTTATAGGCGACTGGCCGGTCGGCGCCGACGCGCTGGCGCTGGGCCTGGGCGCCTATGCCGACGAGGCCTGGAGGGCTTCGACCCGCGCCACGCTGGCCGCCCGCGCCCGCGAGGTCGACGCGGTCCTGGCCGACGTGGGCCTGCAGACCGTCGGGGGCTGCGATCTCTTCCGCCTGGTCGAGGTCGCCGACGCCCATGACCTGTTCACGCGGTTGTGCGGCCTGGGCGTGCTGACCCGGCCGTTCGCCGATCGGCCCGACCGGCTGAGGTTCGGCCTGCCTTCCCGCAACGATTTCAGGCGCTTCGAAGAAGTCCTTCAGGCGGTGCGGTCATGA
- a CDS encoding ABC transporter ATP-binding protein, with protein sequence MSTEQGLRASDLAIRFGERPILRGISARFDKGQVIAIVGPNGAGKSTLLACLAGLLKPDAGAAVLDGTPVAALPGRARARRIAFLAQTPEIAWDVDIRAFVGLGRTPHLGAFGPSDGDRAAIDAAIAAAGLEAFVDRPITRMSGGERARALIARALAGETDWLLADEPLTGLDPGHALDALALFRRMAHDQGKGVIVTLHDLNLAARFADRVLVLSDGALAIDAAPEIALAPEILSDVYGVLIRRHTGEIGPLIEVLGRVS encoded by the coding sequence ATGAGCACCGAACAAGGCCTGCGCGCGAGCGACCTCGCGATCCGCTTCGGCGAACGCCCGATCCTGCGCGGGATCTCCGCGCGGTTCGACAAGGGCCAGGTGATCGCCATCGTCGGCCCCAACGGGGCCGGCAAGTCGACCCTGCTGGCCTGCCTGGCCGGCCTGCTGAAGCCGGACGCCGGAGCGGCCGTCCTGGACGGAACGCCGGTCGCGGCCTTGCCCGGCCGGGCGCGGGCGCGACGCATCGCCTTCCTGGCCCAGACGCCCGAGATCGCCTGGGACGTCGACATCCGCGCCTTCGTCGGCCTGGGGCGCACGCCGCACCTGGGCGCCTTCGGCCCCAGCGACGGCGACCGGGCGGCGATCGACGCCGCCATCGCCGCGGCCGGGCTCGAGGCCTTCGTCGATCGTCCCATCACCCGGATGTCCGGCGGCGAGCGCGCGCGCGCCCTGATCGCCCGGGCCCTGGCCGGCGAGACCGACTGGCTGCTGGCCGACGAGCCGCTGACGGGGCTGGACCCCGGCCACGCGCTGGACGCCCTGGCCCTGTTCCGGCGGATGGCGCACGACCAGGGCAAGGGCGTGATCGTCACCCTGCACGACCTGAACCTGGCCGCGCGCTTCGCCGACCGGGTGCTGGTGCTCAGCGACGGCGCCTTGGCGATCGACGCCGCGCCGGAGATCGCCCTGGCGCCCGAGATCCTGTCGGACGTCTACGGCGTGCTGATCCGTCGCCACACCGGCGAGATCGGCCCGCTGATCGAAGTGCTGGGCCGTGTCAGCTAG
- a CDS encoding FecCD family ABC transporter permease → MKSAKSPWMVCGVLAALLVVLFGVSLCAGRVWTPWSAWISHGQDPRWAIVFGLRLPRTILAILVGGALGLSGAALQGYTRNPLADPGALGVSAAAALGAVLTLYLGAAGEAHWILPLAAMVGAGVGVAVLLSLAGITSSIVTFILAGFIIQTVCGAGIALALNLAPNPWAVNEIVNWLLGSLADRSVEEVRLAAPGVVVGGLLLLTLGRSLDALTLGEQGARSLGVDLSRTRLLMAVGVAVAVGSSVAVTGVISFVGLITPHLLRPLLGSKPSAVLLPSFLGGAALTLAADVLVRMTPAASEIKLSVAMAALGGPFFLAMLISMRRRLA, encoded by the coding sequence ATGAAGTCCGCCAAGTCACCCTGGATGGTCTGCGGCGTCCTGGCGGCGCTGCTGGTCGTCCTGTTCGGCGTCAGCCTATGCGCCGGCCGCGTCTGGACGCCGTGGAGCGCCTGGATCTCGCACGGCCAGGACCCGCGCTGGGCCATCGTCTTCGGTCTGCGCCTGCCGCGCACCATCCTGGCCATCCTGGTCGGCGGGGCCCTGGGCCTCAGCGGCGCGGCGTTGCAGGGCTACACCCGCAACCCGCTGGCCGATCCCGGCGCGCTCGGCGTGTCGGCCGCGGCCGCGCTGGGCGCGGTGCTGACGCTGTATCTGGGCGCGGCGGGCGAGGCGCACTGGATCTTGCCGCTGGCCGCCATGGTCGGGGCGGGCGTCGGCGTCGCCGTGCTGCTGAGCCTGGCGGGGATCACCTCCAGCATCGTCACCTTCATCCTGGCCGGCTTCATCATCCAGACCGTCTGCGGCGCTGGCATCGCCCTGGCCCTGAACCTCGCTCCCAATCCGTGGGCGGTGAACGAGATCGTCAACTGGCTGCTGGGCTCGCTGGCCGACCGCAGCGTCGAGGAGGTCAGGCTGGCCGCGCCGGGCGTGGTCGTCGGCGGGCTGCTGCTGCTGACCCTTGGCCGGTCGCTGGACGCCCTGACCCTGGGCGAGCAGGGCGCCAGGTCGCTGGGCGTGGACCTGTCTCGAACCCGGCTGCTGATGGCCGTCGGCGTCGCCGTGGCGGTCGGGTCCAGCGTGGCGGTGACCGGCGTCATCAGCTTCGTCGGCCTGATCACCCCGCACCTGCTGCGACCGCTGCTGGGCTCCAAGCCCAGCGCCGTGCTGCTGCCGTCGTTCCTGGGCGGCGCGGCCCTGACCCTGGCGGCCGACGTCCTGGTGCGGATGACCCCGGCGGCCAGCGAGATCAAGCTCAGCGTCGCCATGGCCGCGCTGGGCGGACCATTCTTCCTGGCCATGCTGATCTCGATGCGACGGAGGCTGGCATGA
- the cobU gene encoding bifunctional adenosylcobinamide kinase/adenosylcobinamide-phosphate guanylyltransferase yields the protein MTSTLVLGGARSGKSAFAQKAAEAAVSRAAGVRPTLIATGQAFDDEMAERIARHQAERGESWVTVEAPLALPAAIAALPAEAVAVVDCLTLWLSNLMLDELDVELAATALVEAVAASSARLWLVSNEVGLGLVPETPLGRRFRDEAGRLHQRLAARVDEVYFVAAGLPLRMKPQG from the coding sequence ATGACATCGACCCTGGTGCTGGGCGGAGCCCGTTCCGGCAAGAGCGCCTTCGCCCAGAAAGCCGCTGAAGCCGCGGTTTCCAGAGCTGCCGGGGTGCGCCCGACCCTGATCGCGACCGGCCAGGCCTTCGACGACGAGATGGCCGAGCGCATCGCGCGGCACCAGGCCGAGCGCGGCGAATCGTGGGTCACGGTGGAGGCTCCGCTGGCTTTGCCCGCCGCGATCGCCGCCCTCCCCGCCGAGGCGGTCGCCGTCGTCGACTGCCTGACGCTGTGGCTGTCGAACCTGATGCTGGACGAGTTGGATGTAGAACTGGCGGCGACCGCGCTGGTCGAAGCGGTGGCGGCTTCTTCCGCCCGTCTCTGGCTGGTCAGCAACGAGGTGGGCCTCGGCCTGGTGCCCGAGACGCCGCTGGGGCGCCGATTCCGGGACGAGGCCGGCAGATTGCACCAGCGGCTCGCCGCGCGGGTGGACGAGGTCTATTTCGTCGCGGCGGGATTGCCGCTGCGGATGAAGCCGCAGGGGTGA